A region from the Pirellulaceae bacterium genome encodes:
- the panC gene encoding pantoate--beta-alanine ligase, which translates to MKPATLTSARPQVIDSCREATQLVNQARVAGKVVGLVPTMGALHEGHLSLVRAATEVCDYVVVSIFVNPTQFGPSEDLSQYPRTLSDDLEALSNYNVDLVFHPQENEIYPADFTTFVTAPKVGDDLEGKSRPGHFRGVATIVLQLFQILPTDLAFFGCKDYQQCLVIRDMVRDLHVSTEVRSCPIIREADGLAMSSRNRYLSASERKTALLISKGLERAAECFAAGERDPRVLENEVRQTLAEGPIDRVDYVAVRCAKTLRPLTEVATSAVVLVAAYVGSTRLIDNRQLRRESESGLT; encoded by the coding sequence GTGAAGCCCGCAACATTGACTTCCGCGCGACCGCAGGTGATCGATTCTTGTCGAGAGGCCACGCAACTCGTGAATCAAGCACGTGTCGCAGGCAAAGTTGTCGGACTGGTTCCGACCATGGGTGCCCTGCACGAGGGTCACTTAAGTTTGGTGCGGGCGGCCACCGAAGTATGCGACTACGTTGTAGTCAGCATTTTTGTGAATCCGACGCAATTCGGACCCTCGGAAGATTTGTCGCAATATCCGCGCACCTTGTCGGATGATCTTGAAGCATTGTCGAACTACAACGTTGACCTGGTTTTTCATCCCCAGGAAAATGAAATCTACCCAGCGGATTTCACGACCTTCGTGACGGCTCCGAAAGTTGGCGACGATCTCGAAGGGAAATCCCGCCCAGGACATTTTCGTGGAGTTGCCACGATTGTCTTGCAGCTGTTTCAGATCTTACCCACTGATCTGGCTTTCTTTGGTTGCAAGGATTATCAGCAGTGTCTGGTGATTCGGGATATGGTGCGTGACCTGCACGTGTCAACGGAGGTTCGGTCATGTCCGATTATTCGCGAAGCTGACGGTTTGGCGATGAGTTCGCGTAATCGATACTTGAGTGCAAGCGAACGAAAAACGGCGCTGCTGATCTCAAAGGGACTGGAACGCGCTGCTGAATGTTTTGCAGCCGGCGAACGTGACCCAAGGGTTCTTGAAAACGAGGTGCGGCAAACGTTGGCCGAGGGCCCGATTGACCGAGTCGATTATGTCGCTGTGCGGTGTGCGAAAACGCTTCGGCCTCTCACGGAGGTCGCAACCTCCGCCGTTGTCCTCGTTGCAGCCTATGTTGGCTCGACACGCTTAATCGACAATCGTCAGCTCAGGCGCGAGTCTGAGTCGGGTTTGACTTAG
- the folK gene encoding 2-amino-4-hydroxy-6-hydroxymethyldihydropteridine diphosphokinase has protein sequence MSICLLALGSNLGDRSQNLDRAIEQLSAAASIRILRQSRRLETTPVGGPGGQSGFLNAAVLVETDESPGGLLVITQEIERLAGRVPSQRWDARPLDIDLLIFEGVTVRDSQLTLPHPWLPVRRFVLEPCQEIAAEMRHPELGWTVGRMWQHLGSEAQRFVVTSSRFDDRLPQICSSLACEFIQDPIGPDCHLTIPADDQAIELAQRRQSLVLESSWCKENANVICGFWLGETEIVVNRQSAMAQRLAWLREWQLRLSQLPPPKLLIYCRPSPEADTSSDWPDWQQAICRDNRFPWLEIASSDADRFKDEIAAAFLGMQ, from the coding sequence ATGTCCATTTGCTTGCTGGCTCTGGGATCCAACCTTGGTGATCGATCGCAAAACTTGGATAGAGCGATCGAGCAACTCAGTGCGGCGGCATCGATCCGGATACTTCGGCAGAGTCGTCGTCTCGAAACAACCCCAGTTGGTGGTCCCGGCGGTCAGTCTGGCTTTCTGAATGCAGCCGTGCTAGTGGAAACGGATGAATCGCCTGGCGGCTTATTGGTGATTACTCAGGAAATTGAACGGCTCGCGGGTCGAGTTCCCTCTCAGCGTTGGGACGCACGGCCACTGGACATCGACTTGCTGATATTTGAGGGTGTAACGGTTCGTGATTCACAGCTCACGCTGCCACACCCTTGGTTGCCCGTGCGCCGATTTGTGCTCGAACCGTGCCAAGAAATTGCTGCGGAAATGCGTCATCCCGAACTCGGCTGGACGGTCGGGCGGATGTGGCAGCATCTGGGGTCGGAAGCACAGCGATTCGTCGTTACTTCCAGTCGATTTGACGATCGCTTACCCCAAATCTGTTCGTCTTTGGCGTGCGAGTTTATCCAAGATCCAATTGGACCAGACTGTCACTTGACTATTCCAGCTGACGATCAAGCGATAGAATTGGCCCAGCGGAGACAGAGCTTGGTTCTGGAATCGTCTTGGTGCAAAGAAAATGCAAATGTGATTTGTGGTTTTTGGTTGGGTGAAACGGAGATCGTCGTGAATCGGCAATCCGCTATGGCACAACGGTTGGCGTGGTTGCGAGAGTGGCAACTACGTTTATCGCAACTGCCGCCACCGAAACTGTTGATCTATTGTCGCCCGTCGCCGGAGGCGGATACTTCTTCCGATTGGCCAGACTGGCAGCAAGCAATTTGTCGAGACAATCGGTTTCCTTGGTTAGAGATCGCATCGTCTGATGCGGACCGATTTAAGGATGAGATTGCCGCAGCGTTTCTCGGCATGCAATGA
- a CDS encoding glycosyltransferase family 2 protein: protein MEPTRPNDDCSKVLDTAINQLARESASPNSADSEVVLSSLRRLLSPVVCRRLGIYDWPEDFLLSVVIPVFNEAATVATLIQQVREVGVPCELIVVDDASTDETEKILAEIPDQTKLTILRHETNQGKGAAIRTGLAKIRGTVAVIQDADLEYSPIDFLFLLLPILEDRADVVYGSRFSSNDRPVARYWHQTGNRVVTWLSNMFTNLKLSDVETCYKLMRRELVEQVLPSLRENGFGIELEITAKLARIKGVRFYELPISYSPRGYAEGKKIGWRDGFWALWCVFRYSFRY from the coding sequence ATGGAACCAACACGACCGAACGACGACTGTTCCAAGGTGCTTGATACGGCAATCAACCAGTTAGCTCGCGAGTCGGCTAGTCCCAACTCGGCCGATAGTGAGGTCGTACTGTCATCGTTGCGACGCTTGCTGAGCCCTGTCGTTTGTCGACGATTAGGAATCTACGATTGGCCCGAAGATTTCCTTCTTTCGGTCGTCATTCCCGTTTTCAACGAAGCCGCCACGGTAGCCACGTTGATTCAACAAGTTCGGGAGGTTGGAGTGCCTTGCGAATTAATCGTGGTTGACGATGCGAGTACGGATGAAACGGAGAAAATCCTGGCAGAGATTCCCGATCAAACGAAACTCACCATCCTTCGGCACGAGACAAACCAAGGTAAAGGTGCGGCAATTCGAACAGGGCTTGCAAAGATCCGTGGCACGGTAGCTGTCATCCAAGACGCAGATCTCGAATACAGCCCGATCGACTTTTTGTTTCTACTCCTCCCAATTCTCGAAGATCGTGCGGATGTGGTCTACGGCAGTCGATTTAGCTCCAACGATCGTCCGGTTGCCAGATACTGGCACCAAACGGGCAATCGAGTGGTGACTTGGCTGTCAAACATGTTCACAAATTTAAAACTGTCCGACGTGGAAACTTGCTACAAATTGATGCGTCGGGAACTGGTGGAACAGGTATTACCGTCGCTGCGCGAAAATGGGTTTGGCATAGAACTGGAAATAACCGCCAAACTTGCAAGAATCAAAGGGGTACGGTTTTACGAGCTACCCATTTCTTATTCTCCGCGTGGTTACGCGGAAGGGAAAAAAATCGGCTGGCGAGACGGATTTTGGGCACTCTGGTGCGTGTTTCGTTACTCGTTCCGCTACTGA
- a CDS encoding helix-turn-helix domain-containing protein — translation MKQKFLVINCNETDVEELRMRLGERQFVTCETIDEVTRHLPLPSRAVVMSQQPAETPVLQVNGHEPSTGKSELEELVQGVLEQNNGHARTLAARVDMLEQKIIEYSLNRNGQHRKETAAELGISRVTLYNKMKKFGLLG, via the coding sequence ATGAAGCAAAAGTTCCTAGTAATCAATTGTAATGAAACCGACGTCGAAGAACTGCGAATGCGATTAGGCGAACGCCAATTCGTGACTTGCGAAACGATTGACGAAGTCACTCGCCATTTGCCCCTACCCTCCCGGGCCGTTGTGATGTCGCAACAGCCAGCTGAAACACCCGTCCTCCAGGTCAATGGCCATGAACCTAGCACCGGTAAGAGCGAACTCGAAGAGTTAGTTCAAGGTGTCTTGGAACAAAACAATGGTCATGCGAGAACGTTGGCAGCTCGAGTAGACATGCTTGAGCAGAAGATCATCGAGTACTCGTTAAATCGCAATGGCCAGCACCGCAAAGAAACTGCAGCGGAACTCGGTATCAGCCGCGTCACGCTCTACAACAAAATGAAGAAATTCGGTTTACTCGGCTGA
- a CDS encoding formyltransferase family protein gives MQIVITAVGPDNVGLADPIIHYVTGEGANLAEIQMYDHDDEALFAMLLRLELDQAKLEDLRGAMRQIADQTNLSVRVWSPDNPVRRPRLAICTTYRPEPALALLRGIRDGQIRADATVMVGNRPNCRGLAEQFGCDWEMIGDERGRPDLDRMVTTFDKYDVDYIILARYMRVLPPNICWKYAGGRIINLHHGLLPGFPGIRPYHDAYECRMLSFGATCHFIVPELDAGNQIICQTTFAVSPGATLDEVRHIGEADNEPQCLVEGVRRVVDREVQLHFHKVVARR, from the coding sequence ATGCAGATCGTTATAACCGCTGTCGGCCCGGATAATGTTGGCCTTGCTGACCCCATCATTCACTATGTGACAGGTGAGGGGGCAAATCTTGCTGAAATCCAGATGTATGACCACGACGATGAAGCGCTGTTCGCCATGCTGCTGCGACTCGAACTGGATCAGGCTAAATTGGAAGACTTGCGCGGTGCGATGCGTCAAATTGCTGACCAGACGAATTTATCGGTTCGTGTCTGGTCGCCAGATAATCCCGTGCGACGCCCGCGTTTGGCCATTTGCACCACCTATCGTCCCGAACCGGCGCTGGCCCTACTGCGCGGAATTCGAGATGGGCAGATTCGGGCTGACGCGACGGTAATGGTCGGCAATCGCCCCAATTGTCGTGGATTGGCCGAGCAATTTGGTTGCGATTGGGAGATGATTGGTGATGAACGGGGTCGACCCGATCTCGATCGCATGGTGACCACGTTTGATAAATACGATGTGGACTACATTATTCTGGCTCGCTACATGCGTGTTTTGCCGCCCAACATCTGTTGGAAATATGCGGGAGGACGAATCATAAATCTGCATCATGGTCTGTTGCCAGGGTTTCCCGGGATTCGACCCTACCATGATGCTTATGAATGTCGCATGCTCTCCTTCGGTGCGACCTGCCATTTCATCGTTCCCGAATTGGATGCCGGCAATCAGATCATTTGCCAAACCACCTTTGCGGTGTCTCCCGGCGCAACGCTCGACGAAGTACGACATATTGGGGAAGCCGATAACGAGCCTCAATGTCTGGTTGAGGGTGTCCGACGCGTCGTTGATCGGGAAGTGCAGTTGCATTTTCACAAAGTTGTCGCAAGGCGCTAG
- the ptsP gene encoding phosphoenolpyruvate--protein phosphotransferase, with product MRKGIAVSPGVAVGTAYCIHEIFVNPDTKRLEDQEVTAELARYEAARDKVSQQLRALQQKVASQVGHEAAAIFSVHEAILRDSAFTKKVRGWIVDDRMNAQAALQQLLEEYTKLFSRTRDTYLRERLGDVRDVVIRLSEVLTDVLKPDTISIEGPLIIVADELLPSQAVALGDVEVQGIVTQQGSQTSHAAIIARSRGIPAVAAVKGILRQVKTGDKIVVDGRAGHVEVNPDPEVLSAYIKLEREFFELQDHLAENRDLPAVTSDGTQLQLLANINSVVDAEAAVAMGADGVGLYRTEFLYLTHTDVPGEEEQLCDYREIVAKSPNRRVTIRTLDIGGDKTVPYLGHAHQEANPFLGWRSIRLSFEHPEFFTKQIRAVLRAAADSSGAGCEVRLMFPMITTLEEMRRVHSLVRRTKRQLQREGQPIGRVPIGMMLEVPAAAVSLELILDVVDFVSIGSNDLIQYLMAADRDNPKVNHLCQPLSPPVLRVLQSVIRTCNAAGKPVTLCGEMAGQPRAFVLLLGMGLRDFSMSPAFVPRIKQLASVISVAAAEETLQRALELKTTAEVKRFMTRNLQKIAPDFGLLDSV from the coding sequence ATGAGAAAGGGAATTGCGGTATCACCGGGAGTCGCCGTTGGGACGGCCTATTGTATTCACGAAATATTTGTGAATCCCGACACAAAACGGTTGGAAGACCAGGAGGTCACGGCCGAGCTAGCAAGGTATGAAGCGGCACGAGACAAGGTGAGTCAGCAATTGCGGGCTCTCCAGCAAAAGGTGGCTTCCCAAGTGGGGCACGAAGCGGCCGCCATCTTCAGTGTTCATGAAGCCATTTTGCGAGACTCCGCTTTCACCAAGAAGGTTCGCGGCTGGATCGTCGATGATCGGATGAATGCCCAGGCGGCTCTCCAACAGTTGCTCGAAGAATACACCAAGCTGTTTTCTCGAACGCGCGATACCTATTTGAGGGAGCGGTTAGGTGATGTGCGGGACGTGGTGATCCGGCTGAGTGAGGTTCTGACGGATGTCTTGAAACCTGACACTATCAGTATCGAGGGTCCGCTGATCATTGTGGCGGACGAGCTGTTGCCATCTCAGGCGGTTGCTCTGGGCGATGTGGAAGTCCAAGGGATTGTGACGCAACAGGGTAGTCAGACCAGTCACGCGGCGATTATCGCGCGTAGCCGAGGTATTCCGGCGGTGGCAGCTGTCAAAGGCATTCTGCGTCAGGTCAAAACGGGAGACAAAATCGTTGTCGATGGCCGAGCTGGCCATGTGGAAGTCAATCCGGATCCCGAAGTGCTTTCGGCCTATATCAAGCTCGAGCGCGAGTTTTTCGAGCTGCAAGACCATTTGGCCGAAAATCGCGATTTGCCAGCCGTCACATCGGACGGGACTCAGTTGCAATTGCTCGCCAATATTAACAGCGTGGTTGATGCGGAAGCGGCGGTGGCGATGGGTGCCGATGGGGTCGGGCTCTATCGGACTGAGTTTCTCTATTTGACTCACACTGATGTTCCCGGGGAAGAAGAGCAGCTTTGTGACTATCGAGAGATTGTCGCAAAGAGTCCGAATCGTCGGGTGACGATTCGGACGCTCGATATTGGCGGTGATAAGACGGTTCCTTATCTGGGCCATGCGCATCAAGAAGCGAATCCGTTTTTGGGCTGGCGCAGCATCCGTTTGTCGTTTGAGCATCCGGAGTTCTTCACGAAGCAAATCCGAGCCGTGTTGCGAGCCGCCGCCGATTCCAGCGGTGCGGGCTGCGAAGTTCGTTTGATGTTTCCAATGATCACTACGCTCGAAGAGATGCGACGAGTGCACAGTTTGGTCCGCCGCACGAAACGGCAACTGCAGCGAGAGGGTCAGCCGATTGGTCGAGTACCGATCGGTATGATGTTGGAAGTGCCCGCCGCCGCCGTCTCGCTGGAGCTAATTTTGGATGTGGTCGACTTTGTCTCGATCGGATCAAACGACCTGATCCAGTACTTGATGGCCGCTGACCGTGACAACCCGAAGGTCAATCACCTTTGTCAGCCACTCAGTCCGCCCGTATTACGAGTTTTGCAGAGTGTTATTCGCACTTGCAATGCGGCCGGTAAACCGGTCACCTTATGCGGCGAAATGGCCGGACAGCCCAGGGCGTTTGTCTTGCTGCTGGGAATGGGCCTGCGGGACTTTAGTATGAGTCCGGCTTTTGTTCCTCGCATCAAACAGTTGGCCAGCGTGATCTCGGTCGCAGCAGCGGAGGAAACCTTGCAACGGGCGTTGGAATTAAAGACGACCGCAGAAGTTAAACGCTTCATGACGCGGAATCTTCAGAAAATCGCACCCGATTTCGGTTTGCTGGACAGCGTCTAG
- a CDS encoding beta-hydroxyacyl-ACP dehydratase yields the protein MRLTLVDRIIELEPGRMIKATKSLTLAEEYLGDHFPFFPVMPGVMMLEVMYQAGAWLVRSTEDFAQSMVTLSEANNVKYSDFVEPGETLVVTAEIIKQENRVYKLKCQGEVDGAIAVRGRLVLESYNLSQSESADPSVDNFVTRNLRAKFGILYPAGNSETKK from the coding sequence ATGCGGCTCACTCTGGTTGACCGAATCATTGAATTGGAACCTGGTCGCATGATCAAGGCGACCAAGAGCCTCACTCTGGCGGAGGAATACTTAGGGGATCATTTCCCCTTTTTCCCTGTGATGCCGGGTGTGATGATGCTGGAAGTGATGTACCAGGCTGGAGCGTGGCTCGTTCGTTCGACAGAAGATTTCGCCCAGAGCATGGTCACGTTGTCGGAGGCAAATAACGTTAAATACTCTGATTTCGTGGAGCCTGGTGAAACGCTGGTTGTCACCGCAGAGATCATAAAGCAGGAAAATCGTGTTTATAAACTGAAATGCCAAGGTGAAGTCGATGGTGCAATCGCCGTTCGAGGACGCTTGGTGTTAGAAAGCTATAACCTTTCTCAATCGGAATCTGCGGACCCTTCCGTCGATAACTTCGTTACAAGGAATCTACGGGCGAAGTTCGGGATATTGTATCCGGCAGGAAATTCCGAAACCAAGAAATAG
- a CDS encoding acyl carrier protein, whose protein sequence is MPTEQEVFDKIRAALVDALGVDDDEVTPEATLVGDLGAESIDFLDIVFRLEKAFNIEIPRAELFPEDILTNAEYVQDGKVTDNGVAELKKRMPFADLSSFEANPLVQEFGNLLTVNDMTRYVSSKVNK, encoded by the coding sequence ATGCCAACCGAACAAGAGGTGTTTGATAAGATCAGAGCGGCTTTGGTGGATGCTTTGGGTGTCGATGACGACGAGGTCACACCCGAAGCCACTTTGGTCGGCGATTTGGGTGCCGAATCAATCGACTTTCTCGATATCGTGTTTCGCCTCGAAAAGGCGTTCAACATCGAGATTCCTCGGGCTGAATTGTTCCCCGAAGACATTCTGACCAACGCGGAATACGTCCAGGATGGAAAAGTCACCGATAACGGCGTGGCGGAGCTGAAAAAGCGAATGCCATTTGCCGACCTTTCCTCCTTCGAAGCCAACCCGTTGGTTCAAGAGTTTGGAAATCTGTTGACGGTCAACGACATGACTCGTTACGTCAGTAGCAAGGTCAACAAATAA
- a CDS encoding beta-hydroxyacyl-ACP dehydratase: protein MRWFWIDKFKSFERGRSATAVKAVSLTEEHLQGYFPGYPVMTPTFVLEGFAQMGGILISEIQEYKENVVLAKVSRSKIHRYAKAGELMDYSVNLLSLQEDGGLIEATSHINGELQVEAELTFAQVSRTVIDRKFFEPVGLLQMLRIYGLYDVAVDAEGNPLKIPAYLLEAEKAATGTYF from the coding sequence ATGCGATGGTTTTGGATCGACAAATTTAAGTCCTTCGAACGTGGCCGCTCTGCCACGGCAGTGAAAGCCGTTTCCTTAACGGAAGAACATCTGCAAGGCTATTTCCCTGGCTACCCGGTCATGACACCCACCTTCGTGCTCGAAGGCTTTGCTCAAATGGGCGGGATTCTGATCAGTGAAATACAGGAATACAAAGAAAACGTCGTGCTGGCGAAGGTCAGTCGGTCCAAGATTCACCGCTATGCAAAAGCCGGCGAACTGATGGACTACTCCGTCAATCTGCTCAGCTTGCAAGAAGACGGAGGATTGATCGAAGCGACAAGTCACATCAATGGCGAATTGCAAGTCGAAGCCGAGTTGACCTTCGCACAAGTCAGTCGCACCGTCATTGATCGTAAGTTTTTCGAGCCCGTCGGCTTGTTACAGATGCTGCGGATCTACGGACTCTATGACGTGGCCGTGGATGCCGAAGGCAATCCATTGAAAATTCCCGCATATCTACTCGAAGCTGAAAAGGCCGCAACTGGCACCTATTTTTGA
- a CDS encoding beta-ketoacyl-[acyl-carrier-protein] synthase family protein encodes MRKRVVITGIGCINPMGNDVETMWQGLKESQSGVDYTTVFDASRFPTKISAEIRNWDLTDVGEDEKKWTERARHTRFAAGAARQAIDSSGCLDVTPDPTRFGVYLGSGEGNQDFLSFAKMVTAGLTEEGIDTSLFIKAGLESLDPMAELEQEPNMPAGYMASMFNAQGPNANCLTACAASSQAIGEATEIIRRGDADLMLSGGTHSMIHPFGVTGFNLLTALSTSNEEPQKASRPFDRLRNGFVLGEGAAMVVLEEFEHAKKRGAQIFGEVRGYGTTADAYRITDIHPEGRGAIACMKMALKDAGVSPQDVDYVNAHGTSTTVNDKVESLACRQVFGEFADQVPISSTKSMMGHLIAAAGVTELIVCLLAMRDSVLPPTINYENPDPLCDLDYIPNTAREASCNIALNNSFGFGGQNITLVVGRPL; translated from the coding sequence ATGAGAAAGCGAGTGGTGATCACCGGTATCGGATGCATCAATCCGATGGGCAATGATGTCGAGACGATGTGGCAGGGACTCAAAGAAAGCCAGTCGGGCGTCGATTACACCACCGTGTTCGACGCTAGTCGGTTTCCCACCAAGATCTCAGCTGAAATACGCAACTGGGATTTAACCGATGTTGGGGAAGATGAAAAGAAATGGACCGAGCGAGCACGCCACACACGGTTTGCGGCCGGAGCCGCACGACAAGCCATTGACTCGTCAGGTTGCCTCGACGTCACCCCAGACCCAACACGCTTTGGAGTTTACCTCGGAAGTGGTGAAGGCAATCAAGATTTCCTCTCGTTCGCAAAGATGGTCACAGCCGGACTGACGGAAGAAGGAATTGATACCAGTCTCTTTATCAAGGCTGGACTCGAATCACTCGATCCGATGGCCGAACTCGAACAAGAGCCAAATATGCCTGCGGGCTATATGGCCAGCATGTTCAACGCGCAAGGCCCCAATGCAAATTGTCTCACCGCCTGCGCCGCAAGCAGTCAAGCGATCGGGGAAGCGACCGAAATTATCAGACGGGGTGACGCCGACCTGATGCTATCGGGCGGAACCCATAGCATGATTCATCCCTTTGGCGTCACCGGCTTTAACCTGCTCACCGCGCTCTCAACCAGCAACGAAGAACCTCAAAAAGCGTCCAGACCATTCGATCGACTACGAAATGGGTTTGTCCTAGGTGAAGGGGCCGCCATGGTCGTGCTGGAGGAATTCGAGCATGCCAAAAAACGAGGTGCCCAAATCTTCGGCGAAGTTCGTGGCTATGGGACAACCGCCGATGCTTATCGTATTACCGATATTCATCCCGAAGGACGCGGAGCCATTGCCTGCATGAAAATGGCGCTGAAAGATGCCGGTGTTTCACCCCAAGATGTTGACTATGTCAACGCTCACGGAACCAGTACCACCGTGAATGACAAAGTCGAATCGTTAGCCTGCCGTCAAGTGTTTGGCGAGTTTGCCGATCAAGTACCCATCTCAAGTACAAAGAGCATGATGGGGCATCTGATCGCCGCTGCAGGCGTCACTGAACTGATTGTCTGTCTGCTGGCCATGCGAGATAGCGTGCTGCCACCGACGATCAACTACGAGAATCCTGATCCACTCTGCGATCTCGATTACATCCCCAACACGGCTCGTGAAGCCAGCTGCAACATCGCGCTGAATAACAGCTTTGGCTTCGGTGGCCAAAACATCACGCTGGTCGTGGGACGGCCACTCTGA
- a CDS encoding DUF1549 domain-containing protein: MATRQRRTVCRAIGIWQILLLISLTVNSSDLIGNETSPKALQGPSRVARDFGIPQVGVINTQIGQSWIDNEVTPSAAATDGEFCRRLFLDLIGRIPSTTELESYLADRRPGKQRRLVERLLYDDAYRVEYTRHWSTVWNNTLIGRSGGDERNSPIDRDGMLKYLRDSFAHNKPYNTLVKELVSATGTNKPGTDSFNGAVNFLAGKLEEGAAQATAQTSKIFLGLQVQCTQCHNHPFNEWKQQQYWQMNAFFRQTRTLRRYEAGTRDVRFVELTDEDFAGEDRPIEPDIARVYYELRNGRLEAALPTFVDGTSIDPSGYLEDVNRREQLSQLILRSDYMPRIMVNRTWAQFLGYGFTKPVDDMGPHNPAVNPELLNYLADEFSKNSYDIKQLMTWIVLSQPYGLSSKTTKNNREDDPQLGNPPQFSHFYVRQMTAEQLYESLLLASGAAEAQGSYQKQQKAKDDWLRQFTIAFGTDEGDETTTFDGTITQTLMMFNGDLIKQATKAEKGSFLHDVVTDSRSRYTNQIQQLFLAALSRRANKTESRMAQQLLAAYPGDGNAALKDLWWALLNSNEFILNH, translated from the coding sequence ATGGCTACGAGACAGAGACGAACAGTTTGTCGGGCGATCGGGATTTGGCAAATCCTTTTGCTGATTTCGCTGACGGTAAATTCTTCCGACTTGATCGGTAACGAGACATCACCAAAAGCTCTTCAAGGTCCATCGCGCGTCGCTCGAGATTTTGGGATTCCGCAAGTTGGTGTGATTAACACCCAAATCGGGCAGAGCTGGATCGATAACGAAGTAACACCTTCGGCAGCAGCAACGGACGGCGAATTTTGCCGCCGATTATTCCTCGATCTAATCGGGCGGATCCCTTCCACCACCGAGTTAGAAAGCTACTTGGCAGACCGTAGGCCGGGAAAGCAACGTCGATTGGTTGAACGACTTCTTTACGACGATGCATATCGGGTTGAATACACACGCCATTGGTCAACGGTGTGGAACAATACGCTCATCGGTCGAAGCGGTGGTGACGAGCGCAACAGTCCGATCGATCGCGACGGCATGTTGAAGTACTTGCGAGATAGTTTCGCACACAACAAGCCTTACAACACTCTGGTGAAAGAATTGGTATCGGCCACGGGTACCAATAAGCCCGGCACAGACAGCTTTAACGGAGCCGTCAACTTCCTAGCTGGGAAACTTGAGGAGGGCGCGGCTCAGGCGACCGCTCAAACATCAAAAATATTCTTGGGTTTGCAGGTGCAATGCACGCAATGCCACAACCATCCGTTCAATGAGTGGAAACAACAACAGTACTGGCAAATGAATGCCTTTTTTCGACAGACCAGAACGCTACGCCGCTATGAAGCAGGAACGCGTGACGTCCGATTTGTGGAACTCACAGACGAAGATTTTGCCGGTGAAGATCGACCCATCGAACCGGACATCGCCCGCGTCTATTACGAATTGCGAAACGGAAGACTGGAGGCGGCTCTTCCGACTTTTGTCGATGGGACATCGATCGACCCGAGCGGCTATCTTGAGGATGTGAATCGGCGCGAGCAACTCTCGCAATTGATTCTTCGATCTGATTACATGCCTCGAATTATGGTGAATCGAACCTGGGCGCAATTTTTGGGCTATGGCTTTACAAAACCGGTTGACGATATGGGCCCACACAACCCAGCCGTAAATCCGGAACTGCTCAACTATCTCGCGGATGAATTCAGCAAAAATAGCTACGACATCAAACAACTGATGACTTGGATCGTGTTGAGTCAGCCATATGGTCTCAGCAGCAAAACGACGAAGAACAATCGAGAGGACGATCCTCAGTTGGGCAACCCACCGCAATTCAGTCACTTTTACGTGCGGCAAATGACAGCTGAACAGCTCTACGAATCATTATTGCTAGCGAGTGGTGCAGCGGAGGCTCAGGGCAGTTACCAAAAGCAGCAAAAAGCCAAGGATGACTGGCTCCGTCAATTCACGATTGCTTTTGGCACCGACGAAGGGGATGAGACAACCACCTTTGACGGCACAATCACCCAAACCTTGATGATGTTCAACGGCGACCTGATCAAACAGGCAACGAAAGCTGAAAAAGGCAGTTTCTTGCATGACGTTGTCACCGATTCACGCAGTCGCTACACGAATCAAATTCAGCAGCTGTTTTTAGCAGCCCTGTCTCGACGAGCTAACAAAACAGAATCCAGAATGGCCCAACAGTTGTTGGCGGCTTACCCAGGTGACGGGAACGCCGCACTCAAGGATCTGTGGTGGGCCTTGTTAAATAGCAACGAGTTTATTTTGAATCATTGA